The following are encoded together in the Bradyrhizobium algeriense genome:
- a CDS encoding peroxidase-related enzyme (This protein belongs to a clade of uncharacterized proteins related to peroxidases such as the alkylhydroperoxidase AhpD.) codes for MSKPATTRFQAPAIDKLPEDIRTRILAVQEKSGFVPNVFLTLAYRPDEFRAFFAYHDALMEKDSGLSKAEREMIVVATSAANQCHYCVIAHGAILRIRAKNPIIADQIAVNFRKADITPRQRAMLDFAMKVSQQANTVSERDFAEVAGHGFSDDDIWDIAAIAAFFALSNRLANVTAMRPNDEFYMMGRLPK; via the coding sequence ATGAGCAAGCCCGCCACCACACGATTTCAAGCTCCCGCCATCGACAAGCTGCCGGAGGACATTCGCACCCGGATCCTCGCGGTGCAGGAGAAATCCGGCTTCGTCCCGAACGTTTTCCTGACGCTGGCTTATCGTCCGGACGAATTTCGCGCCTTCTTTGCCTATCACGACGCGTTGATGGAAAAGGACAGCGGGCTTTCCAAGGCCGAGCGCGAGATGATCGTGGTGGCGACCTCCGCCGCCAACCAGTGCCATTACTGCGTGATCGCCCATGGCGCGATCCTGCGCATCCGGGCGAAGAATCCTATCATCGCCGACCAGATCGCCGTCAACTTCCGCAAGGCCGACATCACGCCACGGCAGCGCGCCATGCTCGACTTCGCCATGAAGGTGAGCCAGCAGGCCAACACGGTTTCGGAGAGGGATTTTGCGGAAGTTGCCGGCCACGGCTTTTCCGACGACGACATCTGGGATATCGCCGCGATCGCGGCCTTCTTTGCGCTGTCGAACAGGCTTGCCAACGTCACCGCAATGCGCCCGAATGACGAGTTCTACATGATGGGACGGCTGCCGAAATGA
- a CDS encoding MgtC/SapB family protein, translating to MLDWSEIILRLGIATFAGGLIGLNRDLHGKPIGLKTLGLVSLATAMLLVMAHSDEAKIVSDAGSRVIQGILTGIGFLGAGVIVHAGGQFGVRGLTSAACTWLAACIGIVCGLGQWRLVFIALVITFAVLTVGGRMERWLHKRLGGEDEAEQEPPPASSPDKSK from the coding sequence TTGCTGGACTGGAGCGAAATCATACTGCGTCTCGGCATCGCCACGTTCGCGGGCGGGCTGATCGGTCTCAACCGCGATCTGCACGGCAAGCCGATCGGATTGAAGACGCTGGGGCTGGTCAGCCTTGCAACGGCCATGCTGCTGGTGATGGCCCATTCGGACGAGGCTAAAATCGTCTCGGACGCCGGCAGCCGGGTGATACAGGGAATCCTGACCGGGATCGGCTTTCTCGGCGCCGGCGTCATTGTCCACGCAGGAGGTCAATTCGGGGTTCGCGGGCTCACCAGCGCCGCCTGCACCTGGTTGGCTGCCTGCATCGGAATTGTCTGCGGTCTCGGACAATGGCGGTTGGTATTCATCGCATTGGTCATCACCTTCGCGGTCCTGACCGTTGGCGGCCGAATGGAACGCTGGCTGCACAAGAGGCTTGGCGGCGAGGACGAGGCCGAACAGGAACCGCCTCCGGCCTCTTCGCCGGACAAATCGAAATAG
- a CDS encoding ATP-binding protein, whose amino-acid sequence MRSNTVTSFGRVISVRGSLARVGLLASGQVPVSEARATVGRFISIRCATATTIIAMITEVSCENQPSSDEYMATASVDLLGEISGGERPKFQRGVTNYPTIGDAVDLVTAEDLRTVYAPSGADQINVGTLQQDRSVIAYVDVEEMLSKHFAVLGSTGVGKSTSVSLLLNEILKARPNLRVFLLDVHNEYGRCFGDRALVLNPRNLKLPFWLFNFEEIVDVLFGGRPGVPEELDVLAEVIPMAKGLYTQYQNSDRLGLKRLDPKSGGYTVDTPVPYRLTDLISLIDERMGKLENRSSRIIYHKLMSRIDTVRNDPRYTFMFDNANVGGDTMAEVISHLFRLPANGRPMTIMQLAGFPAEVVDSVVSVLCRMAFDFGLWSDGVSPLLFVCEEAHRYASADRNIGFGPTRKAVSRIAKEGRKYGVFLGLVTQRPAELDATIISQCNTLFAMRLANDRDQALLRSAVSDAAANLLSFVPSLGTREVLAFGEGVALPTRLRFKEVPVHQLPRSEATIASVPSVSAGHDMHFVSAVLDRWRGATSNRDVPNDPGINDRPAARVMTPVEAPMLQPSMGLDPDRFSLLKKPLR is encoded by the coding sequence TGTGATTTCCGTGCGTGGCTCCCTCGCCCGGGTCGGACTTCTGGCGTCGGGCCAGGTGCCCGTCTCCGAAGCGCGCGCCACCGTCGGCCGCTTCATCAGTATTCGCTGTGCGACGGCCACCACCATCATTGCAATGATCACCGAGGTGTCGTGCGAGAACCAGCCGAGCTCCGATGAATACATGGCGACCGCGTCGGTCGACCTGCTCGGCGAGATTTCCGGCGGGGAGCGTCCCAAGTTTCAGCGCGGCGTGACCAACTATCCGACCATCGGCGATGCCGTCGACCTCGTCACCGCAGAGGACCTCCGCACCGTCTATGCGCCGAGCGGGGCGGATCAGATCAATGTCGGCACCCTGCAGCAGGACCGCTCCGTCATCGCCTATGTCGACGTCGAGGAGATGCTTTCCAAGCACTTCGCGGTGCTCGGCTCCACCGGCGTCGGCAAATCGACCAGCGTTTCGCTGCTGCTCAACGAGATTCTTAAAGCCCGGCCGAACCTGCGGGTATTCCTGCTCGACGTCCACAACGAGTATGGCCGCTGCTTCGGTGACCGTGCGCTGGTGCTCAACCCGCGCAACCTGAAACTGCCGTTCTGGCTGTTCAATTTCGAAGAGATTGTGGACGTCCTGTTCGGCGGCCGCCCGGGCGTGCCCGAAGAGCTCGACGTCCTCGCCGAGGTCATCCCGATGGCGAAGGGTCTCTACACCCAGTACCAGAACTCCGACCGGCTCGGGCTCAAGCGCTTGGACCCGAAGTCCGGCGGCTACACCGTCGATACGCCGGTGCCCTACCGGCTGACCGATCTGATCTCGCTGATCGATGAACGGATGGGCAAGCTGGAGAACCGCTCCTCGCGCATCATCTATCACAAGCTGATGTCGCGCATCGACACCGTGCGCAACGATCCGCGCTACACCTTCATGTTCGACAACGCCAATGTCGGCGGCGACACCATGGCGGAGGTGATCAGCCATCTGTTCCGCCTGCCCGCCAATGGCCGGCCGATGACCATCATGCAGCTCGCCGGCTTCCCTGCCGAAGTCGTCGATTCCGTCGTGTCGGTGCTGTGCCGCATGGCGTTCGATTTCGGTCTGTGGAGCGACGGCGTGTCGCCGCTGCTGTTCGTTTGCGAAGAGGCGCACCGCTACGCCTCGGCCGACCGCAACATCGGTTTCGGCCCGACCCGGAAAGCCGTTTCGCGCATCGCCAAGGAGGGCCGCAAATACGGCGTCTTTCTCGGCCTCGTCACCCAGCGTCCGGCAGAACTCGACGCCACCATCATCTCCCAGTGCAACACGCTGTTTGCGATGCGGCTTGCCAACGACCGCGACCAGGCGCTGTTGCGCTCGGCGGTCTCGGACGCCGCCGCGAACCTGTTGTCGTTCGTACCCTCGCTCGGCACCCGCGAAGTGCTGGCCTTCGGCGAAGGCGTGGCGCTGCCGACGCGCCTGCGCTTCAAGGAGGTTCCGGTCCATCAGTTGCCGCGCAGCGAAGCCACCATCGCGTCGGTGCCGTCGGTCTCCGCCGGCCATGACATGCATTTCGTCTCCGCCGTGCTGGACCGCTGGCGCGGCGCCACCTCGAACCGCGACGTGCCGAACGATCCCGGCATCAACGACCGGCCCGCCGCCCGCGTCATGACGCCGGTGGAAGCGCCGATGCTGCAGCCCTCGATGGGGCTGGACCCCGACCGCTTCTCGCTGCTCAAGAAGCCGCTGCGCTGA